Proteins encoded by one window of Emticicia oligotrophica DSM 17448:
- a CDS encoding IS5 family transposase: MGILNKSTIEKWILPHLPIGERGFETTVPLIEIVECILYRLKTGCQWRELPTKQFFTTKILVWESVYYYFNKWSKSGCWQKIWSNILNKNLKHLDLSSIEFDGSHTPAKNGGDAIGYQGRKACNTTNALFMSDNQGVILGMSTPQEGHHHDLFEIQTLFKEICDPLKKAGINLKGLFLNADPGFDSDNFRKACEYEDIIPNVKPNTRNDSEEQRLEPYICNTHIFDEELYKDRSVIEHSNAWIDGFKALLIRFEFSVKNWVALHFIAFSVIFLRKIIKKIKV, translated from the coding sequence ATGGGAATACTTAACAAAAGTACAATTGAAAAATGGATTTTACCCCATTTGCCAATAGGAGAACGTGGTTTTGAAACCACAGTACCTTTAATTGAGATTGTAGAATGTATTTTGTATCGTTTAAAAACTGGATGTCAGTGGCGAGAATTACCAACAAAACAGTTTTTTACGACAAAAATATTAGTTTGGGAATCTGTCTACTATTATTTTAATAAGTGGTCAAAATCAGGATGTTGGCAAAAAATATGGTCAAATATTCTGAATAAAAACCTTAAACATTTGGATTTATCAAGTATAGAATTTGATGGCAGTCATACTCCTGCAAAAAATGGGGGAGATGCCATTGGTTATCAAGGACGTAAGGCTTGTAATACAACAAATGCACTATTTATGTCTGATAATCAAGGAGTTATACTTGGTATGTCAACGCCACAAGAAGGTCATCATCATGATTTATTTGAAATACAAACCCTATTCAAAGAGATATGTGACCCCTTAAAAAAAGCAGGTATTAACCTAAAAGGTTTATTTTTAAACGCAGACCCAGGTTTTGATAGTGATAACTTCCGTAAAGCCTGCGAGTATGAAGATATAATCCCTAACGTAAAGCCCAATACAAGGAATGATTCAGAAGAGCAAAGACTTGAACCATACATATGTAATACTCACATTTTTGACGAAGAACTATATAAAGACAGGTCGGTTATTGAACACTCAAATGCTTGGATTGATGGATTTAAAGCCTTGTTGATAAGGTTCGAGTTTTCTGTCAAAAATTGGGTTGCATTGCATTTTATAGCATTCTCAGTCATTTTTTTACGTAAAATCATTAAAAAAATAAAAGTTTAA
- a CDS encoding DUF6371 domain-containing protein: protein MSEYPFRFEKSPKKKGTCPACKQSQKFRYYEDLNGQRIGEQFGKCDRENSCGYHHKPKLSDITSESVINVKSEKSIIYPDKTWLQNFDLWLSNSSSYFHQYCMTLGISIEHLKKHSVATDQNGKTVFIFINNENRVVNAKWMLYDIAGHRIKDTKGYSMKQPADDKYKYKMCLYGEDLLDSTKQNTVVIVESEKTKVIASYFYPEFDWVACSSSSGLTDEKISVLFGRKIIWLCDADKAGRSNSSIKKLQSYQLDFEIIDLFPEQEDGYDIADAIGNELKPSILSGKRITIDKKTEGQFSEIVIKNNTAQYKIDHTIWVKGRYNWEVIADNFHIFIKYFTKDENEQNTWILELKIKNRDSIFIEVPHEDFCSAKRLKTILAAKHLSFRANDNHVTELHALLFNKTQFGTATKINRFGYHRDSGVYFFSNKVITTKGKVLEPDEFRIVQSGEFYLSMPTTNAKMQHRFQITDSDVSFNEWYRIYAKTHTLEKAFIPACFYIMSLFRDIVVNHKGSSPILYLKGSAGTGKSSIIRSLTCLFGFQQDDINLKSKNTEAALVKLMSQAANSLLWMDEFYNDFPHEGLLQAAYDNAGYHKSPDSSKSNAETDSIEIHSALALTSNFIPSNHIFFSRCLLIQVESKEKDKYQKEGFQELKDLERGGLACVTVEILRHRKLIQENYPSAFKVLSKRIESAFKNEVIPERLFSNMVQTMTCAYILCSKGLISIGESINEADILDEFAEMAVIYIRKQYQIQDETSILNEFFSTLQILFEDYKLHEGIHFRFDGDLLLLRLPSIYLIFKQRYRSIYFRDSSDKDSIIQEILKLESPREIREIIKTIRFREENDGNVNTMKNAVTNSLSITYSIYSTKFGLDFTNRMAKS from the coding sequence ATGTCAGAATACCCATTCAGATTTGAAAAAAGCCCGAAGAAAAAAGGGACTTGTCCAGCATGCAAGCAATCTCAGAAATTTCGTTATTATGAGGACTTAAACGGACAAAGAATAGGCGAACAGTTTGGCAAATGTGATCGAGAAAACTCCTGTGGTTATCATCATAAACCCAAGTTGTCGGACATCACAAGTGAAAGTGTAATTAATGTAAAAAGTGAAAAATCAATTATTTATCCTGATAAAACCTGGCTACAAAACTTTGACCTATGGCTAAGTAATTCAAGTAGTTACTTCCATCAGTATTGTATGACTTTGGGCATTTCAATAGAACATCTGAAAAAACATAGTGTAGCTACTGACCAAAACGGAAAAACAGTCTTCATTTTTATAAATAATGAGAACCGAGTTGTAAATGCCAAGTGGATGCTTTATGATATAGCTGGGCATCGAATTAAGGATACCAAAGGATATTCGATGAAACAGCCTGCAGATGATAAATACAAGTATAAGATGTGTCTTTATGGCGAAGATTTACTTGATTCAACCAAGCAAAATACAGTGGTAATTGTTGAGTCTGAAAAAACAAAAGTAATAGCTTCTTACTTTTACCCTGAATTTGACTGGGTAGCATGTAGCTCGAGCAGCGGATTAACGGATGAAAAAATATCGGTCTTATTTGGTAGGAAAATCATTTGGCTCTGTGATGCTGATAAAGCAGGAAGAAGTAATTCGAGTATAAAGAAGCTGCAATCATATCAGTTAGATTTTGAAATAATTGATTTATTTCCTGAACAAGAAGATGGTTATGACATTGCTGATGCTATTGGGAATGAGCTTAAACCATCAATTTTATCTGGAAAGCGAATTACAATTGACAAAAAAACTGAAGGTCAGTTTTCAGAAATAGTAATTAAGAATAATACTGCTCAGTACAAAATAGACCATACTATCTGGGTAAAAGGTAGATATAATTGGGAAGTCATTGCTGATAACTTCCATATCTTTATCAAGTACTTTACTAAGGATGAAAATGAACAAAACACTTGGATTTTAGAGCTAAAAATTAAAAATAGAGATTCAATTTTTATTGAAGTACCACATGAAGACTTTTGTTCTGCTAAAAGGTTGAAGACAATACTTGCAGCTAAACACCTAAGTTTTAGAGCAAATGATAATCATGTCACAGAGTTACATGCACTATTATTCAATAAAACTCAATTTGGTACAGCTACAAAAATTAATCGTTTTGGCTATCATAGAGATTCAGGTGTTTATTTCTTCTCTAATAAGGTAATCACAACAAAAGGCAAAGTTTTAGAGCCAGATGAGTTTAGAATTGTTCAGAGTGGTGAATTTTACTTGTCAATGCCTACCACAAACGCCAAAATGCAGCATAGATTTCAAATTACCGATTCTGATGTATCGTTCAATGAGTGGTATAGAATTTATGCGAAAACGCATACACTTGAAAAGGCTTTTATACCTGCATGTTTCTATATTATGTCGCTTTTTAGAGACATTGTAGTAAATCATAAAGGCTCCTCTCCTATTTTGTATCTAAAAGGCTCAGCAGGAACTGGAAAAAGTAGTATAATCAGAAGTCTGACTTGCTTATTTGGATTTCAGCAAGATGATATTAATCTTAAATCAAAGAATACTGAGGCCGCTCTTGTAAAATTAATGAGTCAAGCTGCTAATTCTTTGCTTTGGATGGATGAGTTTTATAATGATTTCCCGCACGAAGGCTTACTACAAGCGGCTTATGATAATGCTGGCTATCACAAAAGCCCAGATTCAAGTAAAAGTAATGCAGAAACTGATAGCATCGAAATCCATTCAGCATTGGCTTTAACCAGTAACTTCATTCCGAGTAATCATATTTTCTTTTCTCGATGCCTATTGATTCAGGTTGAAAGCAAAGAAAAAGATAAATATCAAAAAGAAGGGTTTCAAGAGCTCAAAGACCTTGAAAGAGGTGGTTTAGCTTGTGTTACAGTAGAAATTTTGAGACATCGTAAACTCATTCAAGAAAATTACCCATCCGCATTCAAGGTGTTATCAAAAAGAATTGAATCAGCATTTAAAAATGAAGTTATTCCCGAACGATTATTTAGTAACATGGTTCAAACCATGACTTGTGCCTACATTCTTTGTAGCAAGGGGCTGATTTCAATCGGAGAATCAATTAATGAAGCTGACATTTTGGATGAGTTCGCCGAAATGGCTGTAATCTATATCCGTAAGCAATACCAGATTCAAGATGAAACCTCTATCTTAAATGAATTCTTTTCAACTTTACAGATATTATTTGAAGATTATAAACTACATGAGGGTATCCATTTTAGATTTGATGGTGATTTATTGCTTCTTCGACTTCCTTCGATTTATCTAATTTTCAAGCAAAGATACCGCAGTATTTACTTTAGGGACTCTTCTGATAAGGATTCAATCATCCAAGAGATTTTAAAACTCGAATCTCCGCGTGAAATCAGAGAAATCATTAAAACTATTCGTTTTAGAGAAGAAAATGATGGCAATGTAAATACAATGAAAAATGCCGTAACAAATTCTTTATCAATTACTTACAGTATTTATTCAACAAAATTTGGGTTAGATTTTACCAATCGAATGGCAAAATCTTAG
- a CDS encoding site-specific integrase, with protein MNVKDAYWAQLLRDRIAEFEQYEVEFLALHKNFKLSDFDKFTHPEEAKAIQTIITFTDFYKQQLEKEILLKKVTHTNQANTFKKLQEFKAIISFNDLSYNFIQDFEIFLRQTKNLRTNTIEKYHRHLRKYINLAIKQNLFADNKNPYKHFKLKVEETDTIFLLPEETVRIEQLEFPEEIKNYQFLEKARDMFLFSCYTGLRFSDCYALTNDNFSESNEGLILKFRAMKTEKIAIRPLYLLFDGKPQEIARKYMPTEANKKLFKGMTNPKVNRLLKVIAEMAKVHRGLYFKASRDTFGTTLYMLSGDAKLVQKQLQHSKSQQTDKYVHFVEQIQNEGLQKIFKPSNKSTNDGGTID; from the coding sequence TTGAATGTAAAAGATGCTTATTGGGCTCAATTATTAAGGGATAGAATTGCCGAATTTGAACAATATGAAGTTGAATTTCTAGCATTACACAAAAACTTCAAGTTATCAGACTTTGATAAATTCACTCACCCTGAAGAAGCAAAGGCCATTCAGACAATAATTACATTTACAGACTTTTATAAACAGCAACTTGAAAAAGAGATTTTATTAAAGAAAGTAACCCATACTAATCAAGCGAATACTTTTAAGAAATTGCAAGAGTTTAAAGCTATTATCAGTTTTAATGACTTGAGCTATAACTTTATACAGGATTTTGAAATTTTTCTGCGACAAACCAAAAACTTACGTACCAACACAATTGAAAAATATCACCGTCACCTAAGAAAATATATCAATCTTGCTATCAAACAAAATTTGTTTGCCGATAACAAGAATCCCTACAAGCACTTTAAACTAAAAGTTGAAGAAACTGATACAATATTCCTTTTACCTGAAGAAACTGTTAGAATTGAGCAATTAGAATTCCCTGAAGAAATCAAAAACTATCAATTTTTGGAAAAGGCAAGGGATATGTTTTTGTTTAGCTGCTATACTGGATTAAGATTTTCAGACTGTTATGCACTTACTAATGATAACTTTAGCGAAAGTAATGAAGGTTTGATATTGAAATTTCGAGCAATGAAAACAGAAAAAATAGCAATTCGTCCGCTATATTTACTTTTTGATGGTAAACCACAAGAAATTGCCAGAAAGTATATGCCAACTGAAGCGAATAAGAAGCTTTTTAAAGGTATGACTAATCCAAAGGTTAATAGACTTTTGAAAGTTATTGCAGAAATGGCAAAAGTGCATCGAGGTCTATATTTTAAGGCATCGAGAGACACATTTGGAACGACACTCTACATGCTCTCTGGTGATGCTAAATTAGTACAGAAGCAATTACAACATAGCAAGAGTCAACAAACAGATAAATACGTTCACTTTGTAGAACAAATTCAAAATGAAGGACTTCAGAAAATATTTAAGCCCAGCAACAAAAGTACCAATGATGGAGGTACTATTGACTGA
- a CDS encoding DinB family protein, with protein sequence MKISRPTANEYDINSYQNRYIQAVMGDDALKILAENISIVENFFKNIPLEKLHFRYAEGKWSPLEMLGHIVDTEKILLYRALSVARGEKKSLLGFEEDDYVKAANFDKKSLRSLLLQFKAQRKSTILFYKSLGKRELSRMGLANGLPTNARVLAWFIAGHELHHLNILKERYL encoded by the coding sequence ATGAAAATTTCTCGACCTACCGCAAATGAATACGATATAAATTCGTATCAAAATCGTTATATTCAGGCAGTTATGGGTGATGATGCTCTGAAAATCCTTGCAGAAAATATTTCAATTGTGGAAAATTTCTTTAAAAATATTCCCCTTGAAAAGCTTCACTTTCGTTATGCAGAAGGAAAATGGTCACCACTCGAAATGCTCGGCCACATTGTAGATACCGAAAAAATCTTACTTTATCGTGCTTTATCGGTGGCTCGTGGCGAGAAAAAATCACTTTTAGGTTTTGAAGAAGACGATTATGTAAAGGCTGCAAATTTCGATAAAAAATCGTTGAGGAGTTTATTATTACAGTTTAAAGCACAACGCAAATCAACAATTTTGTTTTATAAATCATTAGGAAAACGCGAACTTAGTCGCATGGGTCTTGCCAATGGCTTACCTACTAATGCACGTGTATTGGCTTGGTTTATTGCTGGACATGAGTTGCACCACCTCAATATTCTAAAAGAACGTTATTTGTAA
- a CDS encoding M20/M25/M40 family metallo-hydrolase, with product MKLKSFLLVCVLYANCFIDTKAQSLSAVEKKIIEHVKINMPQTEKLLMDAVNINSGTLNHEGVRQVGQLFRNEFDAMGFTTEWVSLPDSLNRAGHLVAYRKGKKGKKLFLIGHLDTVFEKSMPAGPFTRLNDSTATGQGVNDMKGGDVMVIAALKALHAQGLLEDTDITVYFTGDEENAGKPTSISRKDFIERAKATEVALAYETAVGFDIAATARRGASGWHLTTHGKTGHSSGVFNKTMGYGAIYEAARILDEFREALSQEKYLTFNPGVIVGGTEVNYDPAQAKGTAIGKTNIVAQKVEVTGDLRFLTETQKEAARAKMREIVSKNLNATSAQITFSDGIPAMEPTEANKKLLEVLSKTSQDMGLGVVKAGDPGSRGAGDISYIAQYVSCLDGLGASGRGAHAPGETINLKEYPTLIQRSAVLLYRLTR from the coding sequence ATGAAATTAAAATCATTCTTATTAGTATGTGTTCTTTATGCTAATTGCTTCATTGATACAAAGGCTCAGTCATTGAGTGCAGTGGAGAAAAAAATAATTGAGCATGTGAAAATTAATATGCCGCAAACAGAAAAACTTTTGATGGATGCCGTGAATATCAATAGTGGTACTCTGAATCATGAAGGGGTTCGTCAGGTAGGGCAACTTTTTAGAAATGAATTTGATGCGATGGGCTTTACTACCGAATGGGTGTCTTTACCAGACTCACTCAATCGTGCAGGACATTTGGTTGCTTATCGTAAAGGCAAAAAGGGTAAGAAACTCTTTTTGATAGGTCATTTAGATACTGTTTTTGAGAAATCTATGCCCGCTGGGCCGTTTACACGCTTAAATGATTCAACAGCTACTGGGCAAGGTGTCAATGATATGAAAGGTGGTGATGTAATGGTAATTGCGGCATTAAAAGCCCTTCATGCTCAAGGTTTACTCGAAGATACCGACATCACCGTTTATTTTACTGGTGATGAAGAAAATGCAGGAAAGCCTACTAGTATTAGCCGAAAAGATTTTATAGAGCGTGCGAAAGCAACTGAGGTTGCCTTAGCTTATGAAACCGCCGTTGGATTTGACATTGCCGCCACGGCACGTCGTGGGGCGAGTGGATGGCACCTAACAACGCATGGGAAAACGGGGCACTCTTCAGGTGTATTTAATAAAACTATGGGCTATGGAGCAATCTATGAGGCTGCTCGTATTTTGGACGAATTTCGTGAAGCATTAAGTCAAGAAAAGTATCTAACATTTAATCCTGGTGTAATTGTTGGCGGAACAGAAGTAAACTACGACCCCGCCCAAGCAAAAGGTACAGCCATTGGTAAAACCAACATTGTCGCACAGAAAGTAGAAGTTACTGGTGATTTACGTTTCTTGACTGAAACTCAAAAAGAAGCTGCTCGTGCCAAAATGCGTGAAATTGTTTCTAAAAACTTGAATGCTACTTCTGCTCAAATTACATTTTCTGATGGTATTCCTGCCATGGAGCCAACTGAAGCTAACAAGAAATTATTAGAGGTTTTGAGCAAAACAAGTCAAGATATGGGCTTGGGAGTAGTGAAAGCAGGTGACCCAGGTTCTCGTGGGGCAGGAGATATTTCCTATATTGCTCAATATGTAAGTTGTTTGGATGGCCTCGGAGCATCGGGTAGGGGAGCACACGCACCCGGTGAAACTATCAATCTAAAAGAATATCCTACTCTGATTCAACGTTCGGCAGTATTGCTTTATCGCTTAACAAGATAA
- a CDS encoding 3-keto-disaccharide hydrolase, with product MKKLFIAALFLFSSKEIFAQKQAQKKDWISLFNGKDLSGWDIKISGHEVNDNYKNTFLVEDGMMRVNYKEYKNFDDKYGHIYYKTPYSHYRIKFEYRFQGNQVPGGESWNVRNSGIMLHSQSAASNGIDQDFPVSLEMQLLGGLGNGPRHTGNLCTPGTIVDINGRLDMAHCIDSKSKTYDGDQWVKAEAIVIGSKIVHHLIEGDTVLTFTNARIGGGFLGKPYDYATDNVKNGEEWAKKDGTPLGEGYIALQAESHAIDFRNIELLNLKGCMDKKALNFKSYYLEPDNTTCKYKKK from the coding sequence ATGAAAAAACTTTTTATTGCTGCTTTATTTTTATTTTCTTCCAAAGAAATTTTCGCTCAAAAACAAGCTCAGAAGAAAGATTGGATTTCATTATTTAATGGAAAAGACTTAAGTGGATGGGATATAAAAATATCAGGACACGAAGTAAATGACAATTATAAGAATACTTTTCTGGTAGAAGATGGCATGATGCGAGTGAATTATAAAGAATACAAGAACTTCGATGATAAATATGGACATATCTATTACAAAACTCCTTATTCACATTATCGTATCAAATTTGAATATCGTTTCCAAGGAAATCAAGTACCGGGTGGAGAATCATGGAATGTAAGAAATAGTGGAATTATGCTTCACTCACAGTCGGCGGCTAGTAATGGCATCGACCAAGATTTTCCTGTTTCGCTCGAAATGCAATTACTTGGAGGTTTGGGTAATGGCCCACGCCATACGGGTAATCTTTGTACTCCCGGAACGATTGTCGATATCAACGGTAGATTAGATATGGCACACTGCATTGACTCGAAATCTAAAACTTATGATGGCGATCAATGGGTAAAAGCAGAAGCTATTGTCATTGGCAGTAAAATCGTTCACCATTTAATTGAAGGAGATACGGTTTTAACATTTACAAACGCAAGAATTGGTGGTGGATTTCTTGGAAAACCGTATGATTATGCAACTGATAATGTAAAAAATGGCGAAGAATGGGCTAAAAAAGATGGTACACCTTTGGGCGAAGGATATATTGCCCTACAAGCAGAAAGCCACGCCATTGATTTCAGAAATATTGAATTACTAAACTTAAAAGGCTGTATGGATAAAAAAGCATTAAATTTCAAATCATACTACCTAGAGCCCGATAACACTACTTGTAAGTATAAAAAGAAATAA
- a CDS encoding Nif3-like dinuclear metal center hexameric protein, translating to MIIKEITNYLESIAPLAYQESYDNAGLIVGNATAEVTGILVTLDSTEEVIDEAIAKGCNLVVAHHPIIFKGLKKLTGKNYIERTVIKAIKNDIAIYATHTNLDSVVGGVNFKIAEKLKLGNVKILAPKSQVLMKLIVFVPTYNTQDLLKALHTAGAGVIGNYSNVSFRAEGTGAFRPNEKANPTIGAANVDEEVHEHRVEVIFPAYLKNQVLAAMYSTHVYEEVAHDIITLENQNQEVGSGIVGELSEALSETDFLRHLKNSMGVSVIRHTKLLGKKINKVAVCGGSGGFLLGDAISQGADVFITADYKYHEFFDADGRIIIADIGHYESEQYTKELLKDYICKKFINFAVHLSETPTNPVNYYY from the coding sequence ATGATAATCAAAGAAATAACAAATTATCTTGAGAGCATTGCTCCATTGGCCTATCAAGAAAGTTATGATAATGCAGGCCTAATTGTTGGAAATGCAACTGCCGAGGTGACAGGCATATTAGTTACCCTCGATTCTACTGAAGAGGTGATAGATGAAGCCATTGCTAAAGGTTGTAATTTGGTAGTGGCTCATCATCCGATTATTTTCAAAGGATTGAAAAAGCTTACTGGAAAAAACTATATTGAACGAACTGTCATCAAAGCAATAAAAAACGATATTGCCATTTATGCTACTCACACGAATCTTGACAGTGTAGTTGGTGGGGTGAATTTCAAAATTGCAGAAAAGTTAAAACTGGGAAATGTGAAAATTTTGGCTCCAAAGAGTCAAGTTTTGATGAAATTAATCGTTTTTGTACCAACTTATAATACCCAAGATTTACTCAAGGCCCTCCATACGGCTGGGGCTGGAGTGATTGGAAATTATAGTAATGTAAGTTTTAGGGCTGAAGGAACTGGAGCGTTTCGACCTAATGAAAAAGCAAATCCTACCATCGGTGCCGCAAATGTTGATGAAGAGGTGCACGAGCATAGGGTAGAAGTGATTTTTCCTGCCTATTTAAAAAATCAGGTTTTGGCTGCTATGTACAGTACACACGTGTACGAAGAAGTTGCTCATGATATTATTACGCTCGAAAATCAAAACCAAGAAGTTGGCTCAGGTATTGTAGGAGAATTGAGTGAAGCTCTTTCAGAAACTGATTTTCTGCGTCATTTAAAAAATAGCATGGGGGTTTCGGTTATTCGCCATACCAAACTTTTAGGCAAAAAAATAAATAAAGTAGCTGTCTGCGGAGGCTCTGGCGGATTCCTACTTGGTGATGCCATCAGTCAAGGTGCAGACGTATTTATTACGGCCGATTATAAGTACCACGAGTTTTTTGACGCTGATGGACGCATAATTATTGCAGATATTGGTCATTATGAGTCAGAACAATACACAAAAGAACTTTTGAAAGATTATATTTGTAAAAAATTCATTAACTTTGCAGTCCATTTGTCGGAAACTCCTACAAATCCTGTCAATTATTATTATTAA
- a CDS encoding zinc ribbon domain-containing protein, which produces MELTVAQKLEALLNLQTIDSELDELRKLRGDLPDEVRDLEDEVIGFETRIGKFKKEIETLEVELNGYRAGKKEAEKLIQKYKDQQMNVRNNREYDAIAKELELQELEIQLADKRTRETEFKIKNKNTEIADVESAMANRKKDLEVKRKELDVLIAESQEDEKKLTVSRDKAATHVEERLVNAYNRIRGNAENGLAVVLVKRGACGGCFNIVPPQRQADIKDKKKIIVCEHCGRILADVDVVEIVRR; this is translated from the coding sequence ATGGAATTAACAGTTGCACAAAAATTAGAAGCACTTCTTAATCTTCAAACCATTGATTCAGAATTAGATGAATTAAGAAAACTTCGTGGTGATTTGCCAGATGAAGTACGAGATTTAGAAGATGAAGTGATTGGCTTTGAAACTCGTATCGGTAAGTTCAAAAAAGAAATCGAAACTTTAGAAGTTGAGTTGAATGGCTACCGTGCTGGAAAAAAAGAAGCTGAGAAGCTTATCCAGAAGTACAAAGACCAACAAATGAATGTACGCAACAACCGCGAATATGATGCGATTGCAAAAGAATTAGAATTGCAAGAGCTTGAAATTCAATTGGCTGATAAACGTACGCGTGAAACTGAATTCAAGATTAAAAATAAAAATACTGAAATTGCTGATGTAGAATCGGCAATGGCAAATCGTAAAAAAGACCTTGAAGTAAAACGCAAAGAATTGGATGTATTGATTGCAGAAAGCCAAGAAGACGAGAAGAAATTAACTGTTAGCCGTGATAAAGCAGCTACACACGTTGAAGAGCGTTTAGTAAATGCTTACAATCGTATTCGCGGAAATGCAGAAAATGGTTTGGCGGTAGTTCTTGTAAAACGTGGTGCTTGTGGTGGATGTTTCAATATCGTACCTCCACAACGTCAGGCTGATATCAAAGACAAAAAGAAAATTATCGTTTGCGAACACTGCGGACGTATCTTAGCGGATGTTGACGTTGTTGAGATTGTAAGAAGATAA
- a CDS encoding tetratricopeptide repeat protein, with amino-acid sequence MRKLKYILGFILAFSTYSENTFASSETDFNANLQRAYAEIFKLKIQSGRAILAKENPTNPFKVFFEDYADMIELLNSENEVAYEKLADKEEERLEIIENFDEKSPYNRFLRAEIKIHWALLKIRFGHEVKAGYSVIQAYKLLEENQRLFPSFTPNLKSLGCLHVLIGSVPDKHKWITKLVGLRGNIQQGLNELRMVSKDKIWGVEARFCLTFIQAYVLKYDAKQNEEMLQFLENHPDNLNFYFLGTAISLKDNRTEQAIELLKKTPKDASYLYFPIFELYKAETQLFRGNFAQAISAYGTYLRNFRGKTFVKDTYYKLFLCHWLLGDEVKSRQYLLKINTSGSTVAESDKAAQKFYENYLKTSTLPNKTLLKLRIVFDGGYFLEASEILSNLSENSYNTTKDQAEFMYRAGRIYQKTSQTEKAIDAFERSIQLTAGQDWAFAPSSALQLGYIFQQKGQKIKAKAYFEKALAYKNHEYKTSIDNKARAALTEMGM; translated from the coding sequence TTGAGAAAACTAAAATACATATTAGGCTTTATTTTAGCCTTTAGCACTTATTCAGAGAACACTTTTGCTTCGTCTGAAACAGATTTCAATGCTAATTTACAAAGAGCTTACGCAGAAATATTTAAGTTAAAAATCCAATCGGGAAGGGCAATTTTAGCCAAAGAAAATCCAACAAATCCTTTCAAGGTTTTTTTTGAAGATTATGCTGATATGATTGAATTGCTTAATTCTGAGAATGAAGTAGCTTATGAAAAATTAGCCGATAAAGAAGAAGAAAGACTTGAGATAATTGAAAACTTTGATGAAAAATCGCCTTATAATCGGTTTCTTCGAGCAGAAATTAAAATCCATTGGGCATTATTAAAAATACGTTTCGGGCACGAAGTAAAAGCAGGTTATAGTGTTATTCAAGCCTATAAATTATTAGAAGAAAATCAGCGGTTATTCCCGTCTTTCACACCTAATCTAAAATCTTTAGGTTGCTTGCATGTATTGATTGGCTCTGTACCCGATAAACATAAATGGATAACAAAATTAGTTGGCCTTCGCGGAAATATTCAACAAGGTTTGAATGAACTTCGAATGGTTTCTAAAGATAAAATTTGGGGTGTAGAGGCTCGTTTTTGCTTGACTTTCATACAAGCTTATGTTTTGAAGTATGATGCTAAACAAAATGAGGAAATGCTGCAATTCCTTGAGAATCACCCTGATAATTTGAATTTTTATTTTTTAGGAACAGCTATTTCTCTGAAAGATAATAGAACCGAGCAAGCCATAGAATTGCTAAAAAAAACGCCCAAAGATGCTTCTTATTTATATTTTCCAATCTTTGAATTATATAAAGCCGAAACGCAATTATTTAGGGGGAATTTTGCCCAAGCTATATCGGCGTATGGAACTTATCTTAGAAACTTTCGTGGGAAAACATTTGTAAAAGATACTTATTACAAACTATTTTTATGTCATTGGCTTTTGGGCGATGAAGTGAAAAGTAGGCAATATTTACTTAAAATTAATACGTCAGGAAGTACTGTTGCAGAATCAGATAAAGCTGCTCAAAAGTTTTATGAGAATTACTTAAAAACATCTACGCTCCCAAATAAAACTTTACTCAAACTTCGAATTGTTTTTGATGGAGGCTATTTTTTAGAAGCCAGTGAAATATTAAGCAATTTATCTGAAAATAGTTATAATACAACAAAAGACCAGGCCGAATTTATGTATCGTGCTGGTAGAATTTACCAGAAAACCAGTCAAACTGAAAAAGCTATTGACGCTTTTGAGCGGAGTATTCAGCTAACTGCTGGTCAGGACTGGGCATTTGCTCCAAGTTCGGCTTTACAATTAGGCTATATTTTTCAGCAGAAAGGACAAAAAATAAAGGCAAAGGCTTATTTTGAAAAAGCCCTTGCCTATAAAAATCACGAATATAAAACTTCTATTGATAATAAAGCTCGTGCTGCTTTAACCGAAATGGGGATGTAG